Genomic segment of Paenibacillaceae bacterium GAS479:
TTGACCGAGTGCAGGACCGATTGGCGGAGCCGGGTTGGCTTTGCCAGCTGGAACTTGCAGCTTGACCAGTTTAATGACTTTTTTAGCCATGAGTTACACCTCCTGCGAGCAAACTAGTAACCTGACGCGAATTAACGCGCCCGCTTCCGAAAAGACTTTCGAAAGCCAGAAACAACCGGTTCATTATACCTTTTCGACCTGAGTGTAGTCAAGTTCAACAGGGGTTTCCCGTCCGAACATATTGACATGCACTTTTAGTTTGTTTTTGTCGAACTGAATTTCTTCAATGACACCAACAAAATTGGCGAACGGACCTACGGTCACGCGCACAGTTTCTTTGAGCTCGAATTCCATCTTCGGCTTAGGCTCGGACATTCCCATATGATTGAGAATGGCGTCTACTTCTTCTGGAAGCAGTGCCGTTGGCTTGGATCCGGAACCGGTCGAGCCTACAAATCCTGTTACGCCAGGCGTATTGCGAACGACATACCACGAATCATCGGTCTGAATCATTTCTACCAGGACGTAGCCCGGATAGACTTTGCGCATGACCGTTTTCTTCTTGCCGTCCTTGTTCACGATCTCTTCTTCCATAGGAACAAGCACTCGGAAGATTTTGTCTTCCATGCCCATAGATTCAACACGGCGCTCGAGGTTGGCTTTCACCTTGTTCTCATAGCCCGAGTAAGTATGAACCACATACCATTGTTTTTCCATCCCAATCCACCTTTGGACCCTTCTTAAACGATCAGTTCAACCAGTTTAGAGATCCCGATGTCAAGAAGCCAAAAGTAAATCGTCACAAACACGATCGTAACAAGAACAACGATCGTATAGCTTGTTAACTCTTTACGGTTTGGCCAGCGTACTTTCTTAAGCTCAGCCCAACTGTCTGCGAAGAACTCAAATGTTGTTCCGAAGTTTCGCTTGATCTTTGCAAGGAAAGCCACCTGAACCCACCTCCATGACTATCTCGTCTCGCGGTGAGGAGTATGCTCGTTGCAATACTTGCAGAACTTCCTCATCTCCATACGGTCGGGGTGATTACGCTTGTTCTTGGTGTTGGTGTAGTTACGTTGCTTGCAGTTCGTGCAAGCAAGCGTGATGATAACCCGCATTATAGGTCACCTCCAGATCTCAAAATAGTACAAGCCGACAACGTGCGAACGGACTCAAAAAGGCCTCAGGGCCTAATCCGAGTCACTCTAAGTACCTTATCATACGGGATTCTCGCATGTCAATGCAATTCCATGAGGTCAAAAAGTCCGGGAGACCGCGCCGCAAGCGAAAAAACAGGCTTAGGCAGTACTTGAACGCCGCATGTTGGCGAATGCCGAATCGAGCACAACTTGTCGAGATGTACTGCTTTTCTGAACGGCTTTGGCACCCGCTTACCGGCATCGGGTTCGGAAGCGGGCAGCAAATCACTAGAGAAACCATTCTCTATTGGAATCAGTATAGCCCTTTTCAAAGACTTCTAAAACTGCAGTTGAATAGGCGGCGTTAAGGTTCAAAGCCCTTGAGTGTAAAAAAAAGACCCCGAAGGGTCCCAGTGACAGAATCGCCGATTCACTAGATGCTTACATTGCGAAGCTCCAGGTATTTCTCCAGCTTGCGTTTAACACGCTGAAGCGCATTGTCGATGGACTTCACATGGCGGTCCAAGTCGACGGCAATTTCCTGGTACGAACGTCCGTCCAGGTACAACATTAACACCTTGCGCTCAAGATCGCTCAGAATCTCGGACATCTTGTCCTCAAGACCGACGAACTCTTCCTTATTGATCATCAACTCTTCCGGATCGCTTACACGAGTGCCACAAATGACATCAAGCAACGTACGATCGGAATCTTCATCGTAGATAGGCTTGTCAAGAGAAACATAGGAATTCAGCGGAATATGCTTCTGCCGTGTAGCCGTCTTGATCGCAGTAATGATCTGCCGGGTGATGCAAAGCTCGGCGAAAGCCTTGAAGGATGCCAGCTTGTCCCCCCTGAAATCTCGGATGGACTTGTATAGACCGATCATACCCTCTTGAACAATGTCTTCCCTGTCGGCGCCGATCAGGAAGTAAGAACGAGCCTTAGCTCTAACAAAGTTCCGGTATTTGTTGATCAGATACTCCAGCGCTTCGCTATCGCCTATGCGCACCGCCTCGACGATGTCCTCATCCGTCCGGCAGTCATAATCATGCGTACTCCATTCTCTGAGGTCGATGCTCACAAACTATCCCTCCGGCCTGCAAAGCGTGCACAGCTAGTCTATTAGGTAATGCTGAAACCGGTCAAAATTGCCAAAAATGAATAAGCCAAGTATACAAGACCTCTCTTGACATCGTCAATGCAAACGAGCGTTCTATATCCAATAATAAATACTATAACTGGATACAGATGGGTTGAAATCGCTTTTTTGGCGGCAATTAAACTGACATAATTGTAACACAATTGTGAACTTACTGGCCTCGGCGCATCCGTTCCAGCTTCATTCGCGCCTCCAAGCTCAAGTTTCCGTCAATCGAATTGCGTCCGCGCGGCTTCTCCTCGCGAAGTGATCGGGCAATCTGTTGACGATTTTGATCCAATTCTAGCTTCAGCTCACGTGCGGACAGACGCAGCGCTCCCTTGCCGAAGGCAACATGCTGCTCCACCGAGTCCGAAGTGGCTACATAAATGCTTCGGCTGCGTTTACGTAACTCACCTGCAAGTCGCTCTATGCATTCATCGGCTGTTTCCTTCTCTTTTGTGAACACTACTGTGATTTTGTACTGTTTGTAAGCGGAGCGGCTGCCGGCCACTTGGTAAGCGTCAAACACCACGTAGACCTGCATTCCTGTATAACCCTGATAATCGGCTAGCAAATCAAGGAGTTTCTCTCTCGCCTCTTCGAGATTTGTCTCCTTCAAACGCTCCAGCTCAGGCCACGCTCCGATAATGTTGTAGCCGTCCACCAACAGGACGTCCGGCTGACGAGCCATCGCCGGCTAAAGGCTTCTGCGTTGCCGGACGACCTCGTACATAAGTACACCGGCAGCCACAGAGGCATTCAAGGAATTCAGCTGGCCGAGCATCGGCAGCTTCACCAAAAAATCGCATTTTTCGCGAATCAGCCTGCCCATGCCCTTGGCCTCGTTCCCGATCACAAGCGCAAGCGGCAGATTGAAGTCCGTACGATATACGTCCTGGCTGGCACTGACGTCAGCTCCGGCGATCCAGATGCCTTCCTGCTTCAACGTCTCTATCGTCTGTGCCAAGTTAGTGACGCGTGCAACGGGTACATGCTCCGCTGCTCCAGCGGATGTTTTCCAGACCGTTGCAGTGAGGCCAGCGGCGCGCCGCTTCGGAATGATGACACCATGCACACCCGTACATTCGGCAGTCCGCAGAATCGAGCCAAGGTTATGCGGATCCTCGATCTCATCCAAAATGAGCAACAACGGCGTTTCACCACTTGCCTTAGCCCGCGCTAGCAGCTCGTCCAATTCCGCATAGCGGTATGCGGCCGCTTGGGCAACTACGCCTTGATGGGCAACACCGAGGCCGAGCTGGTCCAGTCGCCGTTTATCGACAAATTGCACGACAAGACCGGCACTTTTCGCCTCTGCCAGAATTGGCGCCACCGACGGTTTCTGCACCGTGTCGGCAATCCATATTTTATTAAGCTCGCGGCCGGAGCGGAGCGCTTCGAGAACGGGATGTTTACCTGCAATCCAGTCCTGCCCTTGCTCCTCCTCTTGAATATCGTTTTGAGTTGTTTTGTTATTGGCCATGCTTGGTCTCCTTCTGGCGGTCTTCGTCTACTGTTGCGAATACAACCGCCGTCAATTCCCGAATCCTTTCGGTCCGGCCCTTATAATATAAAAATCCGATCAGGCATTCCATCGCGGTTGCCAGACGGTAATCATGCGGATCCGCGTTGCGCGGAGGCTGTCCGGACTTGGTGTTGCGCCCGCGGCGCACCACATCCTGCTCCTCTTCACTCAGCATCGGCGACCAAAGCTCCAACCAGCGGCGCTGCGCCTTCGCGCAGACGATGCTAGTCGCCGCGCGATGCAACTGGTTCGGCTTCAGCTTCTCTCCGGCGACGAGATGCTGGCGAACCAACAGCTCGAATACAGCATCTCCGGTGTAAGCCAGTACAACAGGGTTCAAAAACTCCGGTTGCTTGGAGGGCGGCTCAAAGGGCAGCGATTGAAAGACTGCCCCGGTTGGCGAGGCGGCCCCCTCCGTTCCTAACGGGGCAGGTCCAGCCTGGTCATTTTCCACTGCCTCTACCACCGGCCCAGTCTGCCGCTGGTCCTCTACCGACGGTTCCTTCGCTGACTCGCTCATTTGCGCCTCCAGCGGATGCCCTGCGGGGTATCCTCTAGCAAAATGCCTTGCTCCGCCAGTAAATCGCGAATTTCGTCGGCACGCTTCCAATTCTTCTCCGAGCGCACCTTGATGCGTTCGGCGATGAGTGCGTCAACTTCCGCATCCAGCAAGCCAGCGGCTGCATCAACCGTCGGAAGCAACCCGAGCACCCCGTTCAGCGAATCCATCAATCCCAGGACGGCGTCGATCGATTGCGCCGCTACAATCGGCTGCTTGAGCAGTTGGTTCGCTTCCGCCACTAGTTCGAACAGCACCGTGATTGCATCCGGCGTATTGAAGTCGTCATCCATTTTGGCGGTGAAGCGCAGCTTCAGCTCTTGCAGACGCGCGTCTAGCGACGCATCACCGGAAGCTGGCTCATAGCGCAAGGCGCCAATTGGCGCATCCTCTACTGGGTGCCAGCCTGCGGCATGCGAACCGTCAGGGGATACCGCAGCTAACCGGTGCTCCAGGTTGACGCGGCAGTTGGCGATGCGCTCCACGCTGCCGAGCGCCTGCTCTACCGTATCGTCGCTGAAGTTCAGCGGCGCGCGGTAATGGCCGGAGAGCATGAAGTACCGGATCGCCTCCGGCTTGATACGCTTCAGCAGCTCGTGGACGGTGATGCCGTTGCCGAGCGATTTCGACATTTTCTGATTGTCGATGTTGATGAAGCCGTTATGCATCCAGTAG
This window contains:
- a CDS encoding transcription antitermination protein nusG — protein: MEKQWYVVHTYSGYENKVKANLERRVESMGMEDKIFRVLVPMEEEIVNKDGKKKTVMRKVYPGYVLVEMIQTDDSWYVVRNTPGVTGFVGSTGSGSKPTALLPEEVDAILNHMGMSEPKPKMEFELKETVRVTVGPFANFVGVIEEIQFDKNKLKVHVNMFGRETPVELDYTQVEKV
- a CDS encoding preprotein translocase subunit SecE yields the protein MAFLAKIKRNFGTTFEFFADSWAELKKVRWPNRKELTSYTIVVLVTIVFVTIYFWLLDIGISKLVELIV
- a CDS encoding LSU ribosomal protein L33P, with translation MRVIITLACTNCKQRNYTNTKNKRNHPDRMEMRKFCKYCNEHTPHRETR
- a CDS encoding RNA polymerase, sigma 30 subunit, SigH gives rise to the protein MSIDLREWSTHDYDCRTDEDIVEAVRIGDSEALEYLINKYRNFVRAKARSYFLIGADREDIVQEGMIGLYKSIRDFRGDKLASFKAFAELCITRQIITAIKTATRQKHIPLNSYVSLDKPIYDEDSDRTLLDVICGTRVSDPEELMINKEEFVGLEDKMSEILSDLERKVLMLYLDGRSYQEIAVDLDRHVKSIDNALQRVKRKLEKYLELRNVSI
- a CDS encoding 23S rRNA (guanosine2251-2'-O)-methyltransferase; protein product: MANNKTTQNDIQEEEQGQDWIAGKHPVLEALRSGRELNKIWIADTVQKPSVAPILAEAKSAGLVVQFVDKRRLDQLGLGVAHQGVVAQAAAYRYAELDELLARAKASGETPLLLILDEIEDPHNLGSILRTAECTGVHGVIIPKRRAAGLTATVWKTSAGAAEHVPVARVTNLAQTIETLKQEGIWIAGADVSASQDVYRTDFNLPLALVIGNEAKGMGRLIREKCDFLVKLPMLGQLNSLNASVAAGVLMYEVVRQRRSL
- a CDS encoding ribonuclease-3 family protein; this encodes MSESAKEPSVEDQRQTGPVVEAVENDQAGPAPLGTEGAASPTGAVFQSLPFEPPSKQPEFLNPVVLAYTGDAVFELLVRQHLVAGEKLKPNQLHRAATSIVCAKAQRRWLELWSPMLSEEEQDVVRRGRNTKSGQPPRNADPHDYRLATAMECLIGFLYYKGRTERIRELTAVVFATVDEDRQKETKHGQ